A part of Brassica rapa cultivar Chiifu-401-42 chromosome A05, CAAS_Brap_v3.01, whole genome shotgun sequence genomic DNA contains:
- the LOC103867786 gene encoding uncharacterized protein LOC103867786, whose product MSLQASAHVEQRWVTILIIVSLFGLNQCYDPEHPIGLERCFKKFEGKPWQLEVLCCVEDPSNCFPGFETEKCIECPPLRKGDAPSPSPGAAPGPI is encoded by the exons ATGTCTTTGCAAGCGTCAGCACACGTCG AGCAAAGATGGGTTACTATTCTCATTATTGTCTCTCTCTTTGGTCTCAACCAGT GTTATGATCCCGAACATCCGATTGGGCTAGAAAGATGCTTCAAAAAGTTTGAGGGAAAGCCATGGCAACTCGAGGTCTTGTGTTGTGTCGAAGATCCTTCTAACTGCTTCCCTGGATTCGAAACAGAAAAGTGTATCGAATGTCCGCCCCTACGCAAAGGTGACGCACCATCCCCTTCGCCTGGTGCAGCACCAGGTCCTATATAA
- the LOC103867785 gene encoding probable pectinesterase 15: MSMKVVSSLACLFVTVLSLNEKYTHFHQASLVLVVDLNGGGNFTTVQSAIDAVPDSSSFRTLIVINPGIYREKVTVHKKKTNVVLQGKGYQKTIIEWNDTALSSGGTFYSFSFAVYADNFVAHNVSFVNTAPEPRPEVKGAQAVAMRLQADKSAFYGCGFYSAQDTLLDSEGRHFFKECYIQGSIDFIFGNGRSIYQDCTIRSIAKETSSGISGIITAQARDSESDQTGFSFVNCTISGTGKIWLGRAWRTFSTVVFSNTYMSEVISPDGWNNFGNTTRDRTVTFGEHKCFGEGANYTKRVAYGKQLTDAEAAKFTDISFIDGQQWLNQSDIFLQAEL, translated from the exons ATGTCGATGAAAGTTGTATCCAGTCTTGCTTGTCTATTTGTCACCGTTCTGTCTCTCAATGAGAAGTATACACACTTTCACCAAGCTTCGCTGGTGTTAGTTGTCGACTTGAACGGCGGCGGCAACTTCACCACCGTACAGAGCGCCATTGATGCGGTACCTGATTCAAGCTCTTTCAGAACTCTCATCGTCATAAACCCTGGTATTTACAG GGAAAAGGTTACGGTCCATAAAAAGAAGACAAACGTTGTGCTTCAAGGAAAAGGGTATCAAAAAACAATCATAGAGTGGAACGATACAGCCCTATCATCAGGAGGCACTTTCTATAGCTTCTCTTTTGCTGTCTATGCGGATAATTTCGTGGCTCACAATGTCAGTTTCGTG AACACTGCCCCGGAACCGAGACCTGAAGTTAAAGGCGCACAAGCCGTTGCTATGCGGCTTCAAGCGGACAAATCAGCGTTTTATGGCTGTGGCTTCTACAGCGCACAGGACACGCTGCTCGATAGCGAAGGCAGACATTTCTTCAAGGAATGTTATATCCAAGGCTCTATAGACTTCATTTTCGGCAATGGAAGATCAATCTACCAG GATTGTACTATCAGGTCAATCGCTAAGGAGACTAGTTCGGGGATAAGCGGAATCATAACAGCTCAGGCAAGGGACTCAGAATCTGACCAAACAGGATTCTCCTTTGTGAACTGCACCATTTCTGGAACCGGGAAAATATGGCTTGGGCGAGCTTGGAGAACCTTTTCTACTGTCGTATTCTCTAACACCTATATGTCGGAAGTCATCTCACCGGATGGATGGAATAACTTTGGCAACACGACCAGAGACAG GACTGTGACTTTCGGAGAACACAAGTGTTTTGGAGAAGGAGCTAACTACACCAAGAGAGTTGCATACGGGAAGCAGCTAACTGATGCTGAAGCAGCGAAGTTCACTGACATTTCATTCATTGATGGGCAACAGTGGCTTAACCAATCGGACATTTTTCTCCAAGCTGAACTCTGA